One part of the Arabidopsis thaliana chromosome 4, partial sequence genome encodes these proteins:
- a CDS encoding stress response NST1-like protein (unknown protein; BEST Arabidopsis thaliana protein match is: unknown protein (TAIR:AT4G25670.2); Has 73 Blast hits to 60 proteins in 13 species: Archae - 0; Bacteria - 2; Metazoa - 4; Fungi - 0; Plants - 67; Viruses - 0; Other Eukaryotes - 0 (source: NCBI BLink).) translates to MDHTLCKQVVQPVTRKVKKHGKDEFDRIKQAEKKKRRLEKALATSAAIRAELEKKKQKRLEEQQRLDEEGAAIAEAVALHVLLGEDSDDSSRVKFGEETGFGMDLFRDERTNYVPRQSCASYAVQGIGFVSNGYGLGDSNWSVSYKPFMKDVWDNNMVISADLIAAQAVSSLQISEDADRNAYVFETMFGG, encoded by the coding sequence ATGGATCACACGTTGTGCAAGCAAGTTGTTCAGCCAGTTACTAGGAAAGTGAAGAAGCATGGTAAAGATGAATTTGATCGTATCAAACAAgctgagaagaaaaagagacgtTTGGAGAAAGCTCTTGCTACTTCTGCAGCCATTCGGGCTGAgcttgaaaagaagaagcagaagagattggaagaacaacaaaggttagatgaagaaggagctGCAATTGCAGAAGCTGTCGCTCTGCACGTCCTACTGGGCGAAGATTCTGATGATTCATCTCGAGTCAAGTTTGGCGAAGAAACGGGTTTCGGAATGGATCTGTTTAGAGATGAAAGAACCAACTATGTTCCTCGCCAAAGTTGTGCTAGCTATGCGGTTCAAGGGATTGGGTTTGTGTCAAATGGTTATGGACTAGGAGATAGTAACTGGTCAGTGTCATATAAGCCATTCATGAAGGATGTCTGGGATAACAACATGGTAATATCTGCAGATTTGATTGCTGCTCAGGCTGTTTCGTCACTACAGATATCTGAGGACGCTGATAGGAACGCTTATGTCTTCGAGACGATGTTCGGGGGATGA